A genome region from Microcella alkaliphila includes the following:
- a CDS encoding cell division protein SepF: protein MSNPLRKTMVYLGLADEEARYEDAPMTPAPAPASPAAAPTASAPQKAPVTPLRRAASSRPAAATPDMNEILTVHPRHYKDAAVIAESFREGIPVIINLTQMTESEARRLVDFASGLSQGLYGKIERVTAKVFLLSPAHVAVSGESAEPDSDVDASFVARD from the coding sequence ATGAGCAACCCGCTGCGCAAGACCATGGTGTACCTCGGCCTCGCCGACGAAGAGGCGCGCTACGAGGACGCCCCGATGACCCCGGCGCCGGCGCCCGCCTCGCCCGCCGCCGCTCCGACCGCCAGCGCGCCCCAAAAGGCGCCCGTGACCCCGCTGCGCCGTGCCGCCTCGTCGCGTCCCGCCGCGGCAACCCCCGACATGAACGAAATCCTCACCGTCCACCCCCGTCACTACAAAGACGCCGCGGTCATTGCCGAGAGCTTCCGCGAGGGCATCCCCGTCATCATCAACCTGACGCAGATGACCGAGTCGGAGGCGCGTCGACTGGTCGACTTCGCGAGCGGACTCTCGCAGGGCCTGTACGGGAAGATCGAGCGCGTCACGGCGAAAGTGTTCCTGCTGTCGCCCGCGCACGTGGCGGTCAGCGGCGAGTCGGCCGAGCCTGACAGCGACGTCGACGCGTCATTCGTCGCCCGCGACTGA
- a CDS encoding YggT family protein yields the protein MQLLVTIVLSVLYFALLIVFIALWARFIIDWVQVLNRGWRPRGPMVVVAELSYTITDPPIRTVRKVVPPLRLGSIQLDLAFMIVLFVVWILMNLVRP from the coding sequence GTGCAACTGCTTGTCACGATCGTTCTCAGCGTTCTCTACTTCGCGCTCCTGATCGTCTTCATCGCGCTGTGGGCGCGGTTCATCATCGACTGGGTGCAGGTGTTGAATCGCGGATGGCGCCCGCGCGGTCCCATGGTGGTCGTCGCTGAACTCAGCTACACGATCACCGACCCGCCGATTCGCACGGTACGCAAGGTTGTTCCGCCGCTGCGGCTCGGCAGTATCCAGCTGGATTTGGCGTTCATGATCGTCTTGTTCGTCGTCTGGATTCTGATGAATCTCGTACGCCCCTGA
- a CDS encoding DivIVA domain-containing protein, whose amino-acid sequence MALTPEDVVNKRFQSTKFREGYDQDEVDDFLDEIVVELRRLNQENEELRQRLVAADARIAEAQRSAASAPAPASAPAPAVASAPAAPETLAAPVAAAPAAEETQSQADIESTNTANLLQLARRLHEEHVREGMAKRDELIAEGQAEADRVLSESRAEAERLVSEAEGQQRAVLESLAAEKATLEQQVEQLRTFEREYRQQLRSYIESQLADLDGSAQPQGGSTPSGSVEQQPAGHDDQPAWGQQPAEQPYGSAPGSAPAYGQPGSAPAFGQPGSAPGSAPGSAPGSAPVYPGQQNPQYPGYGN is encoded by the coding sequence ATGGCCCTGACGCCCGAAGACGTCGTCAACAAGCGTTTCCAGTCCACGAAGTTCCGGGAAGGCTACGACCAGGACGAGGTCGACGACTTCCTCGACGAGATCGTGGTCGAGCTGCGTCGCCTGAACCAAGAGAACGAAGAGCTTCGCCAGCGACTCGTCGCGGCCGACGCCCGCATCGCCGAGGCGCAGCGCAGCGCCGCCTCCGCTCCCGCGCCGGCTTCCGCCCCGGCTCCCGCCGTCGCATCGGCGCCGGCCGCGCCCGAGACGCTCGCCGCGCCCGTGGCCGCAGCACCCGCCGCAGAAGAGACGCAGAGCCAGGCCGACATCGAATCGACCAACACGGCCAACCTGCTGCAGCTTGCCCGCCGTCTGCACGAGGAGCACGTGCGCGAGGGCATGGCGAAGCGCGACGAGCTGATCGCCGAGGGCCAGGCGGAAGCCGATCGCGTTCTCTCCGAGAGCCGCGCCGAGGCCGAGCGCCTCGTCAGCGAGGCCGAGGGTCAGCAGCGCGCCGTCCTCGAGTCGCTCGCCGCCGAGAAGGCCACCCTCGAGCAGCAGGTCGAGCAGCTGCGCACGTTTGAGCGTGAATACCGTCAGCAGCTGCGCTCGTACATCGAGTCGCAGTTGGCCGACCTCGACGGCTCGGCGCAGCCCCAGGGCGGCAGCACGCCGTCCGGGTCGGTCGAGCAGCAGCCCGCGGGCCACGACGATCAGCCCGCGTGGGGCCAGCAGCCCGCCGAGCAGCCGTACGGCTCCGCTCCGGGTTCGGCACCCGCCTACGGCCAGCCCGGCTCCGCCCCGGCGTTCGGCCAGCCCGGCTCCGCGCCCGGCTCCGCGCCCGGCTCCGCGCCCGGCTCGGCTCCCGTGTACCCGGGTCAGCAGAACCCGCAGTACCCGGGCTACGGCAACTGA
- a CDS encoding RluA family pseudouridine synthase produces the protein MPVPDGRSGERVDVALSKLLGFSRTLAAEIADASGVSLDGRTVGKSDRVSAGQWLEVTWQPKEEPSIQPVTVENLRIVHDDDELVVIDKPVGVAAHPSVGWDGPTVLGALAGAGFRIATSGPTERAGIVHRLDAGTSGLMVVAKSENAYRELKRQFHDREVGKIYHAVVQGHPDPFSGTIDAPIGRHPGSAWKFAVVAGGKPSVTHYDTLEAFPAATLLEVHLETGRTHQIRVHMAAQRHPCVGDAMYGADPTLSAKLGLTRQWLHAMRLAITHPGSGERVEFASVYPDDLQHALDVLRAS, from the coding sequence ATGCCCGTCCCCGACGGCCGTTCCGGCGAGCGTGTCGACGTCGCCCTCTCCAAGCTGCTGGGTTTCTCCCGCACGCTGGCCGCCGAGATCGCCGACGCGTCAGGGGTCAGCCTCGATGGACGCACCGTCGGCAAGTCCGACCGGGTGTCGGCCGGCCAGTGGCTCGAGGTGACCTGGCAGCCGAAAGAAGAGCCGAGCATCCAGCCGGTCACCGTCGAGAACCTGCGCATCGTGCACGATGATGACGAACTCGTCGTTATCGACAAGCCGGTCGGGGTCGCCGCCCACCCGAGCGTCGGATGGGATGGCCCCACGGTGCTGGGTGCGCTCGCGGGGGCAGGATTCCGCATCGCCACGTCGGGGCCGACCGAGCGCGCGGGGATCGTGCACCGGTTGGATGCCGGCACGAGCGGGCTCATGGTCGTCGCGAAGTCCGAGAACGCCTACCGTGAGCTGAAACGCCAGTTCCACGACCGGGAGGTCGGAAAGATCTACCACGCGGTCGTGCAGGGGCACCCCGATCCGTTCTCCGGCACCATCGATGCCCCGATCGGCCGGCATCCCGGCTCGGCGTGGAAGTTCGCCGTCGTCGCGGGTGGCAAGCCTTCGGTCACCCACTACGACACGCTCGAAGCGTTCCCGGCCGCAACGCTCCTGGAGGTGCACCTCGAGACGGGGCGCACGCACCAGATCCGCGTGCACATGGCCGCCCAGCGGCACCCCTGCGTGGGCGACGCGATGTACGGCGCCGACCCGACGCTGAGCGCAAAGCTCGGGCTCACGCGCCAATGGCTGCACGCGATGCGGCTCGCGATCACCCATCCGGGAAGCGGCGAGCGCGTCGAATTCGCGTCGGTGTACCCCGATGACCTGCAGCACGCGCTCGACGTGCTCCGCGCATCCTGA
- the dnaE gene encoding DNA polymerase III subunit alpha, whose protein sequence is MSADSFVHLHVHSEYSMLDGAARVKPLIEEAVAQGMPAIAVTDHGNMFGAFDFWRTATEAGIKPIIGTEAYLTPGTHRTDKTRVKWGGGGEDDVSGAGAYTHITMVAQSTTGLHNLFRMSSLASIEGYYFKPRMDRELLSRYSEGVIATTGCPSGEVQTRLRLGQYDKAVEAAAEFRDIFGKENYFAEIMDHGLGIERRIMSDLIRLAKELDLPLVATNDLHYTHPGDASSHAALLCVQSGSTLDDPNRFKFDADEFYLKSAREMRELFRDHPEACDNTLLIAERVDTQFDTNANYMPRFPVPEGETEDSWFIKEVWAGLERRYPNGISDRVKAQAEYEIGVITQMGFSGYFLVVADFINWSKDNGIRVGPGRGSGAGSMAAYAMRITDLDPLEHGLIFERFLNPDRVSMPDFDVDFDDRRRGEVIRYVTEKYGDERVAQIVTYGTIKAKQALKDSSRVLGFPFGMGEKLTKAMPPSVMGKDMPLSGMYDKDHPRYKEANDFRAVIDTDPDARRVFDTALGLENLKRQWGVHAAGVIMSSEPLIDIIPIMKREQDGQIVTQFDYPACESLGLIKMDFLGLRNLTIIDDALDNIRANRGTELVLEDLTLDDPAAYELLARGDTLGVFQLDGGPMRSLLRMMKPDNFEDISAVLALYRPGPMGADSHTNYALRKNGRQPITPIHPELAEPLEEVLGTTYGLIVYQEQVMAIAQKLAGYTLAQADLLRRAMGKKKKSELDKQYEGFQAGMAANGYSPEATKTLWDILLPFSDYAFNKAHSAAYGVVSYWTAYLKAHYPAEYMAALLTSVGDSKDKMAVYLNECRRMGITVLPPDVNESIEYFAAVGDDIRFGLGAVRNVGHNVVEGIRQARDEKGRFTGFHDFLKKVPTPVANKRAIESLIKAGAFDSLGDTRRALMEIHEGAVEAAVKEKRAEDKGDIGFDFDSLFDEGEATAATVPARPEWAKKDKLAFEREMLGLYVSDHPLAGLESALAKHAGVGIAELNDNPPDDGEKVTVAGLITSVQHRVARQSGNPYGMITLEDFGGELTVMFLGKSYQEFAQGLVADTIVVVTGRVNHRDDGITLQANLLRTPDFGVSTDSGPIVLSVREQRATVDVVAELDAVLNRHRGDTEVRLRLVRDDTARVFELPHRIDTTAGFFGEVKSLLGPRALA, encoded by the coding sequence ATGAGCGCCGACTCGTTCGTTCACCTGCATGTGCACAGCGAGTACTCCATGCTCGACGGGGCAGCGCGCGTCAAGCCGTTGATCGAGGAGGCGGTGGCCCAGGGCATGCCCGCCATCGCGGTCACCGACCACGGCAACATGTTCGGCGCCTTCGACTTTTGGCGCACCGCCACCGAGGCCGGCATCAAGCCCATCATCGGCACAGAGGCCTACCTCACGCCCGGCACGCACCGCACCGACAAGACCCGCGTGAAGTGGGGCGGCGGCGGCGAAGACGACGTGTCGGGTGCCGGCGCTTACACGCACATCACGATGGTTGCGCAGTCGACGACGGGCCTGCACAACCTCTTCCGAATGTCGTCGCTCGCCTCCATCGAGGGCTACTACTTCAAGCCCCGCATGGACCGCGAACTACTCAGCCGCTACAGCGAGGGCGTGATCGCGACGACCGGATGCCCGAGCGGCGAGGTGCAGACGCGCCTGCGGCTCGGCCAGTACGACAAGGCGGTCGAAGCCGCAGCCGAGTTTCGCGACATCTTCGGCAAAGAGAACTACTTCGCCGAGATCATGGACCACGGCCTCGGCATCGAGCGCCGCATCATGAGTGACCTGATTCGCCTCGCGAAAGAGCTGGACCTGCCGCTCGTTGCCACCAACGACCTGCACTACACGCACCCCGGCGACGCCAGCTCGCACGCGGCGCTCCTGTGCGTGCAGTCGGGCTCGACCCTCGACGACCCGAACCGCTTCAAGTTCGACGCCGACGAGTTCTACCTCAAGTCGGCCCGCGAGATGCGCGAGCTGTTCCGCGATCACCCTGAAGCATGTGACAACACTCTGCTCATCGCCGAGCGCGTCGATACCCAGTTCGACACCAACGCCAACTACATGCCGCGCTTCCCCGTCCCCGAGGGCGAGACGGAGGACAGCTGGTTCATCAAGGAGGTCTGGGCCGGGCTGGAACGCCGGTACCCGAACGGCATCAGTGACCGGGTGAAGGCTCAGGCCGAGTATGAGATCGGCGTCATCACCCAGATGGGCTTCTCGGGGTACTTCCTCGTCGTCGCCGACTTCATCAACTGGTCGAAAGACAACGGCATTCGCGTGGGCCCCGGCCGCGGTTCCGGTGCCGGCTCGATGGCCGCCTACGCCATGCGCATCACCGATCTCGACCCCCTCGAGCACGGACTCATCTTCGAGCGCTTCCTCAACCCCGACCGCGTCTCGATGCCCGACTTCGACGTCGACTTCGACGACCGTCGCCGCGGCGAGGTGATCCGCTACGTCACCGAGAAGTACGGCGACGAGCGCGTCGCCCAGATCGTCACCTACGGCACGATCAAGGCCAAGCAGGCGCTGAAGGACTCGTCTCGCGTGCTCGGCTTCCCCTTCGGCATGGGGGAGAAGCTCACGAAGGCGATGCCGCCGTCCGTTATGGGCAAAGACATGCCCCTGTCGGGCATGTACGACAAGGACCACCCGCGCTACAAGGAGGCGAACGACTTCCGCGCGGTGATCGACACCGATCCGGATGCCCGGCGCGTCTTCGACACGGCGCTCGGGCTCGAGAATCTGAAGCGCCAGTGGGGCGTGCACGCGGCCGGCGTCATCATGTCGAGCGAGCCGCTCATCGACATCATCCCGATCATGAAGCGCGAGCAGGACGGCCAGATCGTCACGCAGTTCGACTACCCCGCGTGCGAATCGCTTGGGCTGATCAAGATGGACTTCCTGGGGCTGCGTAACCTCACCATCATCGATGACGCGCTCGACAACATCCGCGCGAACCGGGGCACCGAGCTGGTTCTCGAAGACCTGACACTCGATGACCCCGCCGCGTATGAACTGTTGGCCCGCGGCGACACACTCGGGGTCTTCCAGCTCGATGGCGGCCCCATGCGCTCGCTCTTGCGCATGATGAAGCCCGACAACTTCGAAGACATCTCCGCCGTGCTCGCGCTGTACCGTCCGGGGCCGATGGGTGCCGACAGCCACACCAACTACGCACTGCGCAAGAACGGCCGTCAGCCGATCACGCCCATCCATCCCGAGCTGGCCGAGCCGCTCGAAGAGGTGCTCGGCACGACCTACGGCCTCATCGTCTACCAAGAGCAGGTGATGGCGATCGCCCAGAAGCTCGCCGGCTACACACTCGCCCAAGCCGACCTGTTGCGCCGCGCCATGGGCAAGAAGAAGAAGTCCGAGCTCGACAAGCAGTACGAGGGCTTCCAGGCGGGCATGGCCGCGAACGGCTACTCGCCCGAGGCGACGAAGACGTTGTGGGACATCCTCCTGCCCTTCTCGGACTACGCGTTCAACAAGGCGCACTCGGCCGCCTACGGTGTCGTGTCCTACTGGACCGCCTACCTGAAGGCGCACTACCCGGCCGAGTACATGGCTGCCCTACTGACGAGCGTCGGCGACTCGAAAGACAAGATGGCGGTGTACCTGAACGAGTGCCGCCGCATGGGCATCACCGTTCTGCCGCCCGACGTCAACGAGTCCATCGAGTACTTCGCCGCCGTCGGCGACGACATCCGTTTCGGGCTCGGCGCCGTGCGCAACGTCGGCCACAACGTCGTCGAGGGCATCCGTCAGGCTCGCGACGAGAAGGGCCGCTTCACGGGCTTCCACGACTTTCTGAAGAAGGTGCCGACGCCGGTTGCGAACAAGCGCGCGATCGAGTCGCTCATCAAGGCTGGTGCGTTCGACTCCCTCGGCGACACGCGCCGCGCCCTGATGGAGATCCACGAGGGGGCGGTCGAGGCGGCCGTCAAAGAGAAGCGGGCGGAAGACAAGGGCGACATCGGCTTCGACTTCGACAGCCTGTTCGACGAGGGGGAGGCGACGGCCGCCACCGTCCCGGCACGGCCGGAGTGGGCGAAGAAAGACAAGCTGGCCTTCGAGCGCGAGATGCTCGGCCTGTACGTCTCCGACCATCCGCTCGCGGGACTCGAGAGCGCGTTGGCCAAGCACGCCGGCGTCGGCATCGCGGAGCTCAACGACAACCCTCCCGACGACGGCGAGAAGGTCACTGTCGCGGGGCTGATCACGAGCGTCCAGCACCGCGTCGCCCGACAGTCAGGCAACCCCTACGGGATGATCACGCTGGAAGACTTCGGCGGGGAGCTCACCGTCATGTTCCTCGGCAAGTCGTACCAAGAGTTCGCCCAGGGTCTCGTTGCCGACACCATCGTGGTCGTCACGGGTCGCGTCAACCACCGCGACGACGGCATCACGCTGCAGGCCAACTTGCTGCGCACGCCCGACTTCGGGGTGAGCACCGATTCCG